The Pseudocalidococcus azoricus BACA0444 genomic interval ATTGTTGGCGGTGGGTTTGCCGGGTTGTATGCAGCCAAGTCCCTCGGTAATGGGCCTGTTAAAGTCACTCTGATTGACAAACGCAATTTCCACCTCTTTCAACCCCTCCTCTACCAAGTGGCCACGGGCAGCGTTTCGCCGGCCAATATTTCCTCACCCTTACGCTCGATTCTCAGGGGTTACAAAAATGTCCAAGTCCTCCTCGAAGAAGTGATTGGTTTTGATCCCCAGGCCCAGACCTTGAAAACTAAAGGCAAAGAACTGCATTACGACAGCTTAGTGGTGGCCACCGGGGTAAGTCATCATTACTTTGGCAATGATCATTGGCAACAAACAGCCCCAGGCCTGAAAACGGTTGAAGATGCCCTAGAAATGCGCCGCCGGATTTTTATGGCCTTTGAAGCTGCCGAAAAAGAACCGGATCCCGTCAAACGCCAGGCCTGGTTAACCTTTGTGATTGTCGGGGGTGGCCCCACAGGTGTTGAATTAGCCGGAGCCATTGCCGAGTTGGCCTATGCCACATTGAAACAGGATTTTCGCAATATTGACACCGGAGAAGCCAAGATTTTACTCCTTGAGGGCCTGGATCGGGTCTTGCCCCCTTACCCCGAAGATTTGTCTGCCAAAGCCGAGGCCTCTCTGACTAAATTGGGCGTGACTGTCAAAACCCGCACCCTCGTTACCAACATTACCGATGAGATTGTCACCACCAAACAGGGGGAAGAAGTAGAGAAAATTGCCGCACAGACGATTCTCTGGGCCGCGGGTGTGAAGGCCTCTGGATTAGGGCGGGTCTTGGCCGAAGCTACGGGGGCGAGTTTAGACCGTGTGGGGCGGGTGATTGTCGAGCCGGATTTGAGCTTACCCAACTATCCAAATATTTATGTGATTGGGGATTTGGCCCACTATGCCCATCAAACTGGTAATCCTCTCCCCGGCATTGCCCCCGTTGCCATTCAAGAAGGGGAATTTTTAGCCAAATATCTGCAAGCTAAAGTCCAAGGGGAAGCCCTACCTGCCTTTAGTTATAGCGATTCTGGCAATCTAGCTGTGATTGGGCAAAATGAAGCGGTGGTGAATCTTTGGGGGTTGAAATTGACTGGCCCCCTGGCCTGGTTGATCTGGGTCTTTGCCCACATTTATTACCTGATTGAATTTGATCATAAGTTAGTCGTCATGACCCAATGGGCCTGGAGTTATTTCACCCGCAATCGGGGAGCAAGGCTAATTACGGGGGAAGATGGGCGGGTTAATCAAGACATGGAACCCCTGGCAGCTATCCCAGAGCAAGTGGGCAAAGCCTGACCCTCTCTCACTAACCACGGCAATTTAAGAATAGGCCAGGATCACTGCACCGGAATCACCTGAGTTTGAACTCGCCCGGAGACAATCACCTCTTGTTTATCTAACCAACCCACCGCCTCAGTTCCTTTGACCCGCAGAAAGGGGGTTTGCTGCTGATAAAATACATTCCCCAGCGCATTGACTTTCTGAGTTGGCAAAAACCAGGTGAGTTGATCGGCGTTGAGTTGGGCTGGATTTTGGGTTCGATTGAGTTGGACTTGCCCCCGTAATTCAACTCGTTCTTGAGCCAGATCCATGCGGCCGGCCTGGGCCTGGGCGGTCAGGGTTTGACTGGGGCTAAAAATCTGGAGCGGTGCCTGACTAGAAATTTCCTGCTGCTCAACCCGCCACATTAAGGCATTGCCGGCCACCTGGACATCGGGATTCACCAGATTCACTTGGGCTTGTTCCCGTAAGGTCAGGACTTTCTCGGTTAAATTCCAGGCCAGTTCTGCCCCAACGGCCCGCTCCCCCATATTGGGCCCCTTGATCCGTTTGACTTCTACCCCCCGCAGTTTTTGATTAGTCAGGGAACCGGCGATCAGTTGGGCTTCGTTCACATTCCACAAAAGCACCTGGGCCGTCAGTTGCAAGTCTTGGAAATCTGGACGTTGGGATACCACTTGGACATTCTGTTGGGCCCGTACCTGCTGGGTTTTACTATTGGCGGTGATCTCTTTGGCGGTCAGGGTAATTTTCGGATAGCGGATCTGGGGATTTTGGCGGGCCAGGAGTTGGTTTTGATTGGGCTGCCAAATAAATTCTCGGCCGACTAAGACGACTTGATTGCGTAAGTCCTGTACTCTCACCGGCCCATTCAGAATCAGTTGGGTTTGTTGCTGCTGTACCCGGGCCTGGGGGGTGGTGAGTTTATAAACAGGTTTGCCCGCGTTTAAGAGTTCGCCTTGGACATTTTTGAGGTGGGCAACTTTGCGATCCGGGCTATAGGTGGCCGTTTCCGCTTGAATTTTCCAAAGCAGTTCTCCCTTGGGATTGGTTTGGCGCAGAACAAGATTTCGGAACTTAACGCCCCCTTCCACTTCAGTCTCAATAGGGGAATCTGTGGTAGAAGTGCTTTGACCCCAATGACAGCCGGCCAATGCCCCCACCAGGCCAGTCACCAAGAGCACAGAAAGGATGAGGGACTTAGCAGCAGAGGGATGGCCACCAGCCTTTTTAGGGTGTTTCCATGTCTTCCGGGCGTTTGGGAGATAACCAAGGTTCCGAAACAACATCAGGGGTGGTCACTCCAGAGAGGGGACGATAGGTATAGGCCGGGCGGGGGGCTTTTTGAATGTCCTCCCGAATTGTATCGAGATCAATGTAGCGATCGGAAACATTAATCAGGGTATCGCTGGTCATTGAACGCAAACTGACAACCTCGACCCGCGCCCCTCGATAGCTAATGGCATCTACGGCATAGGCCAAATCCCCATCCCCACTCACTAAGATTGCCGTATCGTAGCAGCCGACCAGGGACATCATATCGACGGCAATTTCCACATCCAGATTCGCTTTTTTGGAGCCGTCTGGTAACTGCACCAGTTCCTTAGAAACAACCCGATAGCCATTGCGG includes:
- a CDS encoding NAD(P)/FAD-dependent oxidoreductase, encoding MSKTLHHVVIVGGGFAGLYAAKSLGNGPVKVTLIDKRNFHLFQPLLYQVATGSVSPANISSPLRSILRGYKNVQVLLEEVIGFDPQAQTLKTKGKELHYDSLVVATGVSHHYFGNDHWQQTAPGLKTVEDALEMRRRIFMAFEAAEKEPDPVKRQAWLTFVIVGGGPTGVELAGAIAELAYATLKQDFRNIDTGEAKILLLEGLDRVLPPYPEDLSAKAEASLTKLGVTVKTRTLVTNITDEIVTTKQGEEVEKIAAQTILWAAGVKASGLGRVLAEATGASLDRVGRVIVEPDLSLPNYPNIYVIGDLAHYAHQTGNPLPGIAPVAIQEGEFLAKYLQAKVQGEALPAFSYSDSGNLAVIGQNEAVVNLWGLKLTGPLAWLIWVFAHIYYLIEFDHKLVVMTQWAWSYFTRNRGARLITGEDGRVNQDMEPLAAIPEQVGKA
- the lptC gene encoding LPS export ABC transporter periplasmic protein LptC encodes the protein MLLVTGLVGALAGCHWGQSTSTTDSPIETEVEGGVKFRNLVLRQTNPKGELLWKIQAETATYSPDRKVAHLKNVQGELLNAGKPVYKLTTPQARVQQQQTQLILNGPVRVQDLRNQVVLVGREFIWQPNQNQLLARQNPQIRYPKITLTAKEITANSKTQQVRAQQNVQVVSQRPDFQDLQLTAQVLLWNVNEAQLIAGSLTNQKLRGVEVKRIKGPNMGERAVGAELAWNLTEKVLTLREQAQVNLVNPDVQVAGNALMWRVEQQEISSQAPLQIFSPSQTLTAQAQAGRMDLAQERVELRGQVQLNRTQNPAQLNADQLTWFLPTQKVNALGNVFYQQQTPFLRVKGTEAVGWLDKQEVIVSGRVQTQVIPVQ
- a CDS encoding LabA-like NYN domain-containing protein — its product is MITPEQGVIYTPEQVLENRGRVAIFIDGSNLFYAALQLGIEIDYSKLLCRLTAGSRLFRAFFYTGVDSTNEKQQGFLLWMRRNGYRVVSKELVQLPDGSKKANLDVEIAVDMMSLVGCYDTAILVSGDGDLAYAVDAISYRGARVEVVSLRSMTSDTLINVSDRYIDLDTIREDIQKAPRPAYTYRPLSGVTTPDVVSEPWLSPKRPEDMETP